A single region of the Hyphomonas adhaerens MHS-3 genome encodes:
- the hemW gene encoding radical SAM family heme chaperone HemW: protein MTDEALHPFGPHFGFGLYVHWPYCARICPYCDFNVYAAKDRDPSLLVEAICADIRAHRNRMPEHGALDSVYLGGGTPSLLAPGDVERILKAADEAFGVKPGAEITLEANPNDVMRADLAGLRSAGVNRLSVGVQSLRDSALAFLGRDHDADGARASVAQAMRVFRSVSVDLIYARPEQQADDWQNELADVLALGMPHLSLYELTIKEGTPFGLAVGRGQITPMPDDDQADMFELTQDILGKAGLPAYEVSNHAMSPEHQSVHNLIYWQGGDWIGAGPGAHGRVTVGGHRYAYEAHRRPEVYTANVQALGSGWGDAERLEPNAIAQELLAMGLRPASGIDIARIEAVSGRPVSREKIAVFVDQGWVTFDQGVLSLTPSGRLLADALTAQLAS, encoded by the coding sequence GTGACAGACGAGGCCCTTCATCCATTCGGCCCGCATTTCGGCTTCGGTCTCTACGTCCATTGGCCGTATTGCGCGCGCATCTGCCCGTATTGCGATTTCAACGTCTATGCCGCCAAGGATCGCGATCCGTCGCTGCTTGTTGAAGCGATCTGCGCAGATATCCGTGCGCACCGGAACCGCATGCCGGAGCATGGCGCGCTGGATTCCGTCTATCTCGGTGGCGGCACGCCGTCGCTTCTGGCGCCGGGGGATGTGGAGCGCATCCTGAAGGCAGCGGATGAGGCTTTCGGTGTAAAGCCAGGTGCGGAAATCACGCTGGAAGCAAACCCGAACGATGTCATGCGGGCTGACCTTGCGGGCCTCAGGAGCGCCGGGGTGAACCGGCTGTCGGTGGGGGTTCAGTCACTGCGCGATTCTGCGCTCGCTTTCCTGGGCCGGGACCATGATGCCGACGGCGCGCGTGCGAGCGTCGCGCAGGCCATGCGCGTGTTCCGATCGGTCAGTGTCGACCTGATCTATGCAAGGCCGGAGCAGCAGGCCGATGACTGGCAGAACGAACTGGCAGATGTGCTGGCCCTCGGCATGCCGCATCTCTCGCTCTATGAACTGACCATCAAGGAAGGTACGCCATTCGGGCTTGCGGTCGGCCGCGGCCAGATCACCCCCATGCCGGATGACGATCAGGCCGACATGTTCGAGCTGACGCAGGACATTCTCGGAAAGGCCGGCCTGCCGGCTTACGAAGTGTCGAACCATGCCATGTCGCCAGAGCACCAGTCTGTGCACAATCTCATTTACTGGCAGGGCGGCGACTGGATCGGGGCAGGGCCGGGGGCGCATGGCCGCGTCACCGTTGGCGGGCACCGGTATGCCTATGAGGCGCACCGGCGCCCGGAAGTTTACACGGCGAATGTCCAGGCCCTCGGGTCCGGCTGGGGCGATGCCGAGCGGCTTGAGCCCAACGCGATCGCACAGGAATTGCTGGCCATGGGCCTGCGCCCCGCCAGCGGAATCGACATCGCCCGGATTGAAGCGGTGTCCGGCCGGCCTGTGTCGCGTGAAAAGATCGCTGTCTTCGTGGATCAGGGCTGGGTGACGTTCGACCAGGGTGTCCTGTCGCTGACACCGTCGGGCCGGTTGCTGGCGGACGCGCTGACGGCACAGCTCGCCTCCTGA
- a CDS encoding SdpI family protein produces the protein MKPFIRNGLLITAGAVVAGAAISAAATFALPATGEFPVHWGADGSPDRWADRAGAVRYLWIMPAITLAVGLLLAAVPVIDPRKGNIETGRRGYVAVWLGVMVLLTCIHGGTALQMLHPGDSAGGSGQMVRWVIAGAAVLMIIIGNYLPKTRSSFFFGIRTPWTLSSDTAWEKTHRIAGPLYMGAGALGLAGAFILNGIWLAVQLPVLVIGAALISSIYSYFAWRTAPDRDHGTNLTV, from the coding sequence ATGAAACCCTTTATCCGTAATGGCCTGTTGATCACGGCGGGCGCGGTCGTTGCAGGCGCAGCGATCTCGGCGGCCGCCACCTTTGCCCTGCCGGCGACGGGAGAGTTCCCGGTGCATTGGGGCGCCGACGGGTCGCCGGACCGATGGGCCGACCGCGCCGGGGCGGTGCGTTACCTCTGGATCATGCCGGCCATCACGCTCGCTGTCGGGCTGCTCCTCGCCGCCGTGCCGGTGATCGACCCGCGCAAGGGCAATATCGAGACAGGCCGCCGCGGCTATGTCGCGGTCTGGCTGGGGGTGATGGTGCTGCTGACCTGCATTCATGGCGGCACTGCCCTGCAGATGCTCCATCCCGGCGACAGCGCCGGCGGGTCTGGCCAGATGGTGCGCTGGGTGATCGCGGGCGCCGCTGTGCTGATGATCATTATCGGCAATTACCTGCCGAAGACGCGGTCCAGCTTCTTCTTCGGGATCCGGACTCCCTGGACGCTGTCTTCCGATACGGCCTGGGAAAAGACCCACCGGATCGCCGGCCCCCTGTACATGGGCGCCGGGGCGCTGGGCCTTGCCGGCGCCTTTATCCTGAACGGTATCTGGCTGGCCGTTCAGCTGCCGGTGCTGGTCATTGGCGCGGCGCTGATCTCGTCCATTTACTCCTATTTCGCCTGGCGGACCGCCCCGGACCGCGACCATGGCACCAACCTCACGGTGTGA
- a CDS encoding helix-turn-helix domain-containing protein, producing the protein MSIRVTLDRVLLDRRMSLTELSERVGVTLANLSILKTGKAKAIRFSTLEALCRELGCQPGDILTFDTEGDGAAERVAAE; encoded by the coding sequence ATGTCCATTCGCGTGACCCTCGATCGTGTCCTGCTCGACCGCCGCATGTCTCTCACAGAGCTGTCGGAACGTGTCGGCGTGACACTCGCCAATCTCTCCATCCTCAAGACCGGCAAGGCCAAGGCCATCCGCTTCTCCACGCTCGAAGCCCTGTGCCGGGAACTTGGCTGCCAACCGGGAGACATTCTCACCTTCGACACAGAGGGTGACGGTGCCGCCGAGCGCGTCGCGGCGGAATAG
- a CDS encoding lecithin retinol acyltransferase family protein produces the protein MQHDPFTAGDVVSIRFGGVLRHYGVITGRGTVICNSRLHGGVVEQSLDTFSDGRNVRLHGRYSDLDGYHVEQRARRHLGKEYDLFGSNCGHFVRHAHRRKPTPMQVAAATVRTFGDMLGRPKRRY, from the coding sequence ATGCAGCATGATCCGTTCACCGCCGGCGATGTCGTCTCGATCCGTTTCGGCGGCGTGCTGCGCCATTATGGCGTGATCACCGGCCGGGGCACCGTGATCTGCAATTCCCGCCTGCATGGCGGCGTTGTGGAACAAAGCCTCGATACCTTTTCTGACGGACGCAATGTGCGCCTGCACGGCCGCTACAGCGACCTCGACGGCTATCATGTCGAGCAGCGCGCGCGGCGTCATCTCGGCAAGGAATACGACCTGTTCGGCTCCAATTGCGGCCATTTCGTCCGCCATGCCCACCGCCGCAAGCCGACCCCGATGCAGGTGGCTGCCGCGACCGTTCGGACCTTCGGTGACATGTTGGGCAGGCCGAAGCGCCGCTATTAG
- a CDS encoding GNAT family acetyltransferase, whose protein sequence is MAELQISDITDEDVTAVITLWQRSGLLRPWNDPEKDIAFARSADGATILVGRYDGAVAATAMVGHDGHRGGVYYVSADPDFRGKGFGRTIMQAAEDWLRDRGVWKLNLIVRGSNQQVRGFYEALGYRTTDNVQLERWLDGRAPVETH, encoded by the coding sequence ATGGCTGAGCTGCAGATCTCGGATATCACCGACGAAGACGTGACGGCCGTCATCACGCTCTGGCAACGCAGCGGCCTGCTCCGTCCCTGGAACGATCCCGAAAAAGACATTGCCTTCGCCCGCTCGGCTGATGGCGCAACCATTCTGGTCGGCCGGTACGACGGCGCCGTGGCGGCCACCGCAATGGTCGGTCATGACGGGCACAGGGGCGGCGTCTATTATGTCAGCGCCGATCCGGATTTCCGCGGCAAAGGCTTCGGCCGGACCATCATGCAGGCCGCCGAAGACTGGCTTCGTGACCGCGGTGTCTGGAAGCTGAACCTGATCGTGCGCGGCAGCAACCAGCAAGTCCGCGGCTTCTACGAGGCGCTGGGTTACCGCACGACCGACAATGTCCAGCTTGAGCGCTGGCTCGATGGGCGGGCGCCTGTCGAGACACACTAG
- the hrcA gene encoding heat-inducible transcriptional repressor HrcA produces MQRLDQRSRDIFREIVEGYLMTGEPVGSRTLSKGGIALSPASIRNVMADLTELGLLDAPHISAGRAPTHMGLRLFVDGFLEIGEPARTDREAIDDRLKSAGADFENVLSEASGILSGLAGGAGLVSSPKRDAAVRHVEFLPLGPRDAICILLTEDGDVENRFIQVPEGLPSTALIEAGNYLSTRMKGRTLAEAAQDVRDELSSRRAQLDVTAAGLVEQGLAQWSGETPGRGRSLIVRGRANLLEDAKAAEDLDRVRQLFNELERQQNVLDILDTTREAGGVRLFIGSENQLFPLSGSSVIVAPYMGGGKQVIGALGVIGPTRLNYARVIPMVDYTAKVVGEILSRRRAKDGK; encoded by the coding sequence ATGCAGCGCCTCGACCAGCGCTCGCGGGACATATTCCGCGAGATCGTCGAGGGCTACCTCATGACCGGAGAACCCGTCGGCTCCCGCACCCTGTCCAAGGGCGGCATTGCCCTCTCCCCCGCCTCGATCCGGAATGTCATGGCGGACCTGACCGAGCTGGGCCTGCTGGACGCGCCGCACATCTCTGCCGGACGGGCCCCGACCCATATGGGCCTGCGCCTGTTCGTGGACGGGTTCCTGGAGATCGGCGAACCGGCCCGGACGGACCGGGAAGCCATCGACGACCGGCTGAAGTCGGCCGGGGCGGATTTCGAGAATGTCCTGTCCGAAGCCTCAGGCATCCTGTCCGGCCTTGCGGGCGGCGCAGGTCTTGTGTCCTCGCCGAAGCGCGACGCCGCTGTGCGGCATGTCGAATTCCTGCCCCTCGGCCCGCGCGATGCCATCTGCATCCTGCTGACCGAAGATGGCGACGTGGAAAACCGCTTCATCCAGGTGCCGGAAGGCCTGCCCTCCACCGCCCTCATCGAAGCGGGCAATTACCTTTCCACCCGCATGAAGGGCCGCACGCTCGCCGAAGCGGCGCAGGATGTCCGCGACGAGCTGAGCTCCCGCCGGGCGCAGCTGGACGTGACCGCCGCCGGACTTGTCGAACAAGGCCTCGCCCAGTGGAGCGGCGAAACGCCCGGCCGGGGCCGTTCGCTGATCGTGCGCGGCCGCGCGAACCTTCTGGAAGATGCCAAGGCCGCCGAGGATCTCGACCGGGTGCGCCAGCTGTTCAATGAGCTGGAACGCCAGCAGAATGTGCTCGATATCCTCGATACGACGCGGGAAGCTGGCGGGGTGCGACTCTTCATCGGCTCCGAAAACCAGCTTTTCCCGTTATCAGGTTCAAGTGTGATCGTCGCACCCTATATGGGTGGCGGAAAACAGGTCATTGGGGCACTTGGCGTGATTGGCCCGACACGGCTGAATTATGCAAGAGTGATCCCGATGGTAGACTATACAGCGAAGGTCGTGGGCGAGATCCTCTCCCGCCGCCGCGCCAAGGACGGAAAATGA
- a CDS encoding formate--tetrahydrofolate ligase, producing the protein MSNDITIARGAKKLPIGQVGQRLGVGAQDLIPFGYDKAKISNHYLASLKQKKDGKLILVTAINPTPAGEGKTTTSIGLADALKRLDKKALLCLREPSLGPCFGMKGGATGGGRAQVVPMEDINLHFTGDFHAITSAHNLLAAMIDNHLHWGAESGLESTRVAWRRVLDMNDRNLRQIVTGLGGSGNGAPMESGFDITVASEIMAILCLAKDAHDLEERLERIVIGYKRGRVAVTAKDIGAVGAMMALLRYAMLPNLVQTLENNPVLIHGGPFANIAHGCNSVIATKAALKMSDYVVTEAGFGADLGAEKFFNIKCRQAGLTPSAAVVVATVRALKMHGGLSLKESASVGYGALEAGLGNLGRHIENLKKFGVPVVVAINRFTSDTSSELAAIESYCHDLGVPVSVCTHWAEGGRGAEDLARKVIDTMETHPSEFKPLYRDEAPLLEKIETVAREIYRAERVEASDNVRAALRRMEEAGYGRLPVCMAKTQYSFSNNPKLVGAPDKHVLQLREVRLSAGAGFVVGICGDIMTMPGLPRHPAAEGVSLNSDGEIEGLY; encoded by the coding sequence ATGAGCAACGACATCACGATTGCGCGTGGCGCAAAGAAACTGCCTATCGGACAGGTCGGCCAGCGCCTCGGCGTCGGCGCGCAGGACCTCATTCCATTCGGCTATGACAAGGCCAAGATCAGCAACCACTATCTGGCCAGCCTGAAACAGAAGAAGGATGGCAAGCTCATCCTCGTCACGGCGATCAATCCGACACCTGCGGGCGAAGGCAAGACCACCACCTCCATCGGCCTGGCCGATGCGCTGAAGCGTCTGGACAAAAAAGCCCTGCTCTGCCTGCGGGAGCCGTCGCTCGGCCCCTGCTTCGGCATGAAAGGCGGCGCAACGGGCGGCGGCCGGGCACAAGTTGTTCCAATGGAAGACATCAACCTGCATTTCACGGGCGATTTCCACGCAATCACGTCGGCGCACAACCTGCTGGCCGCGATGATCGACAATCATCTCCACTGGGGTGCGGAGTCCGGACTGGAATCCACGCGCGTCGCCTGGCGCCGCGTGCTGGACATGAATGACCGCAATCTGCGCCAGATCGTGACCGGCCTTGGCGGCTCGGGCAATGGCGCCCCGATGGAGTCGGGGTTCGACATTACGGTCGCATCGGAAATCATGGCCATTCTCTGCCTCGCAAAGGACGCGCACGATCTGGAGGAACGGCTGGAGCGGATCGTCATCGGCTACAAGCGCGGGCGCGTGGCGGTCACCGCAAAGGATATCGGAGCTGTCGGCGCCATGATGGCCCTGCTGCGTTACGCCATGCTGCCCAATCTGGTGCAGACGCTGGAGAACAATCCCGTCCTCATCCATGGCGGACCGTTTGCCAATATCGCGCATGGCTGCAACTCGGTCATAGCGACGAAGGCCGCGCTGAAGATGTCGGATTATGTCGTCACCGAAGCCGGTTTCGGGGCTGACCTCGGCGCAGAAAAGTTCTTCAACATCAAATGCCGCCAGGCAGGCCTGACCCCATCGGCCGCCGTTGTTGTCGCCACTGTCCGTGCCCTGAAAATGCATGGCGGCCTGTCGCTCAAGGAATCGGCCTCCGTGGGGTATGGCGCGCTGGAAGCCGGTCTCGGCAATCTCGGGCGCCACATCGAGAACCTGAAGAAATTCGGCGTGCCGGTTGTCGTCGCCATCAACCGGTTCACCTCCGACACGTCCAGCGAGCTGGCCGCCATCGAATCCTATTGCCATGACCTTGGTGTGCCAGTGTCGGTCTGCACGCACTGGGCCGAAGGCGGCCGCGGCGCGGAAGACCTGGCGCGGAAAGTTATCGACACGATGGAGACGCATCCGTCCGAGTTCAAACCGCTCTATCGGGATGAAGCGCCCCTGCTGGAAAAGATCGAAACCGTGGCCCGCGAGATCTATCGCGCCGAACGGGTCGAGGCATCTGACAATGTCCGCGCCGCACTGCGGCGGATGGAAGAGGCCGGCTATGGCCGCCTGCCGGTCTGCATGGCCAAGACGCAGTACAGCTTCTCCAACAATCCGAAACTGGTCGGTGCGCCGGACAAGCATGTCCTGCAATTGCGGGAGGTACGCCTGTCGGCAGGCGCCGGCTTCGTCGTCGGCATTTGCGGAGACATCATGACCATGCCCGGCCTGCCCCGGCACCCGGCGGCCGAGGGCGTTTCTCTCAATTCCGACGGTGAAATCGAAGGCCTGTACTAG
- a CDS encoding DUF2975 domain-containing protein, which produces MTGKTHNSMAAIMTVLVTVVMWMTAAIGAIVLLAGGIELVSMLSGSPISIGSIKVDDHDISVPELAAGLVGVLVVVCAVVFVSLELRKILATLAAGDPFVPENAVRLTRIAIAIAITQLMRYVIAIFVGLMVTGTSLEFSVDLIAWASVAALFILSQVFREGTRLRDEEKMTI; this is translated from the coding sequence ATGACAGGAAAAACGCATAATTCCATGGCGGCGATCATGACAGTCCTCGTCACAGTCGTCATGTGGATGACGGCCGCGATCGGCGCCATCGTTCTCCTCGCCGGCGGCATTGAACTCGTTTCGATGCTCTCGGGGTCTCCCATCAGCATCGGCTCCATCAAGGTCGACGACCATGACATTTCCGTACCTGAGCTCGCGGCGGGCCTCGTCGGCGTGCTGGTCGTGGTCTGCGCGGTGGTCTTCGTGAGCCTCGAGCTTCGCAAGATCCTGGCAACCCTGGCGGCAGGCGACCCGTTTGTCCCGGAAAACGCCGTTCGCCTCACGCGGATCGCCATCGCCATCGCCATCACCCAGCTGATGCGCTACGTGATTGCCATATTCGTGGGGTTGATGGTGACTGGGACGTCGCTCGAATTTTCCGTTGATCTTATCGCCTGGGCGTCCGTCGCCGCCCTTTTCATTCTCAGTCAGGTCTTCCGTGAAGGCACCCGCCTTCGCGATGAAGAGAAAATGACTATATAG
- a CDS encoding thymidine kinase has protein sequence MAKLYFSYAAMNAGKSTLLLQAAHNYRERGMDVLLLTSALYKDDDAGHISSRIGISADAALYTDETDLLALIRKKQAEHRIDAIFVDEAQFLTKDQAWQLARVADHLDVPVLAYGLRTDFRGELFEGSATLLAIADSLREVRTICECGRKATMVIRLGPDGKALTEGDQVSIGKATYVSLCRRHWEEKMGRFPPA, from the coding sequence ATGGCCAAGCTCTACTTCTCCTACGCCGCCATGAATGCCGGCAAATCGACGCTGTTGCTGCAGGCGGCGCACAATTATCGTGAGCGGGGGATGGATGTCCTCCTGCTCACGTCCGCCCTCTACAAGGATGATGACGCCGGGCACATCTCTTCCCGTATCGGCATCAGCGCCGATGCGGCCCTGTACACGGACGAAACAGACCTGCTCGCTCTGATCCGGAAAAAACAGGCCGAGCACCGGATCGATGCAATTTTTGTGGATGAGGCCCAGTTCCTGACCAAGGACCAGGCCTGGCAGCTGGCACGCGTGGCAGACCATCTGGACGTGCCGGTCCTGGCCTACGGGCTGCGCACGGATTTCCGCGGCGAGCTGTTCGAGGGCTCTGCGACTCTGCTAGCGATTGCAGACTCCCTGCGCGAAGTGCGCACGATCTGCGAATGCGGGCGCAAGGCAACCATGGTCATTCGTCTGGGCCCGGACGGCAAGGCCCTGACCGAAGGCGATCAGGTATCCATCGGCAAGGCTACCTATGTCTCGCTCTGCCGGCGGCACTGGGAAGAGAAAATGGGCCGCTTTCCCCCGGCTTAG
- the rdgB gene encoding RdgB/HAM1 family non-canonical purine NTP pyrophosphatase yields MTHRTLSAGRLVAATHNKGKVRELKDLFEPLGLEVVSAIDLDLPEPEETENSFTGNALLKARAAAEKTGAPALSDDSGLSVTLLDGAPGIYSARWAGEPRDFGVAMARVEQELQAAGNSDRSAKFVCALAVVWPDGHEEVFEGEVHGELVWPPRGDKGFGYDPIFVADGEVMTFGEMDPDRKHAMSHRADAFSKLKAALLS; encoded by the coding sequence ATGACACATCGCACCCTGTCCGCCGGCAGGTTGGTCGCCGCCACGCATAACAAGGGAAAAGTCAGGGAACTCAAGGACTTGTTTGAGCCTCTGGGCCTCGAAGTCGTCTCTGCAATTGACCTGGATTTGCCGGAACCCGAAGAAACTGAGAACAGCTTCACCGGCAATGCGCTGCTGAAAGCGCGTGCCGCAGCCGAAAAAACGGGTGCACCGGCCTTGTCGGACGATTCCGGCCTGTCCGTCACTTTGCTGGACGGGGCGCCTGGAATTTATTCGGCCCGCTGGGCGGGAGAGCCCCGGGATTTCGGGGTCGCGATGGCCCGTGTGGAGCAGGAACTGCAGGCCGCCGGCAATTCCGACCGCTCCGCCAAATTCGTCTGTGCGCTCGCCGTCGTCTGGCCGGACGGGCACGAAGAAGTCTTTGAAGGCGAAGTGCATGGTGAGCTTGTCTGGCCGCCGAGAGGGGACAAGGGGTTTGGGTATGACCCGATCTTTGTCGCGGATGGCGAGGTCATGACGTTTGGCGAAATGGACCCGGACCGGAAACATGCGATGAGTCACCGGGCCGATGCCTTCAGCAAGCTCAAGGCGGCCCTGCTGTCGTGA
- the rph gene encoding ribonuclease PH: MSQLVRPSGRPFDQMREIVLETEVTRYAEGSCLAKFGNTHVLCTASWENRVPGWMKGQGRGWVTAEYGMLPRATHTRGRREAAAGKQSGRTQEIQRLIGRSLRSVCDLAALGENQITIDCDVLQADGGTRTASITGGFVALSLACKYLVDEGVIPANPIMKQAAAISVGVFQDHPVLDVDYPEDSAGEADMNVVMSSDGGFIEVQGTGEERPLTRTELDEMLRLAEKGCNELFAAQRDALA, translated from the coding sequence ATGAGCCAGCTCGTCCGTCCGTCAGGCCGCCCTTTTGACCAGATGCGCGAGATTGTTCTCGAGACCGAGGTGACCCGCTACGCCGAAGGCTCGTGCCTGGCGAAGTTCGGGAACACCCATGTCCTGTGCACCGCCAGCTGGGAGAACCGTGTCCCGGGCTGGATGAAGGGGCAGGGGCGTGGCTGGGTGACAGCGGAATACGGCATGCTGCCGCGTGCAACGCATACCCGTGGGCGCCGCGAGGCGGCTGCCGGCAAGCAGTCCGGCCGGACACAGGAAATCCAGCGCCTGATCGGCCGCTCGCTGCGTTCGGTCTGCGATCTGGCGGCGCTGGGAGAGAACCAGATCACGATCGACTGCGACGTGCTACAAGCCGATGGCGGCACCCGCACGGCCTCGATCACCGGCGGCTTTGTCGCGCTGTCTCTGGCCTGCAAATACCTGGTCGATGAGGGCGTGATCCCAGCCAACCCGATCATGAAACAGGCGGCGGCCATTTCTGTCGGCGTGTTCCAGGACCATCCCGTTCTGGACGTGGATTACCCGGAAGACTCGGCAGGCGAAGCCGACATGAATGTCGTCATGAGCTCCGATGGCGGCTTCATTGAAGTGCAGGGCACCGGTGAGGAACGTCCGCTGACGCGCACCGAACTGGATGAGATGCTGCGCCTCGCCGAGAAGGGCTGTAACGAGCTGTTCGCTGCCCAGCGGGACGCGCTCGCCTAA
- the ggt gene encoding gamma-glutamyltransferase, translating to MKIARPLLAAPFLAAFLLSACAAPDGKQDVSVSDAAQSAADAAATEALEAEVEVADETEWTKGAMVAAANPEAVEAGLEILREGGTAVDAAIAVHAALGLVEPESSGIGGGGFMVYYDHASGDVTVFDGRERAPAAATPEYFMQDGEVMDFFSSWQSGRSVGVPGAVALYKSAHDAAGKLDWEDLFQPAITLAEDGFVVERKLAATLASDRLQQYVRLDDLPDSAAYFYPDGAPLAEGSIKTNPAYAETLKRIATEGPSAFYSGEIAESIAYAVSHDPSLPGAMTVEDLANYEVAVRPALCGVEPDGYKVCSAPPPSSGGVTQNMILGLYDRLKPTSEEEATEEGFLKAFVDAQRLSYADRDHYVADADFVPVPAAELIDPIYLDVRATEAFAPDEHATPGDPGIALGRGPMRQMWGEDPTEHHPGTTHFSIIDPYGNAVSMTMTVEAAFGNSVMVHGFMLNNQLTDFSREPTKGGKPVANAVAGNKRPRSSMSPTVVFDPDGDLFMVTGSPGGNSIVAYVAKTLVGVLEWGKSAQESIDLPNIIARGDVVGVEVDRDGGPEAAEALREMGYNVEERQGENSGLHVIIVREDGLEGGADPRRDGVALALE from the coding sequence ATGAAGATCGCCCGCCCCCTCCTTGCCGCCCCTTTCCTTGCCGCCTTTCTGCTGTCTGCCTGTGCGGCGCCGGACGGAAAGCAAGACGTCTCGGTCTCCGATGCGGCGCAAAGCGCAGCAGACGCAGCCGCCACCGAAGCTCTCGAAGCCGAAGTGGAAGTTGCTGATGAGACTGAATGGACCAAAGGCGCAATGGTGGCAGCGGCAAATCCCGAAGCGGTGGAAGCCGGTCTTGAGATCCTGCGCGAAGGCGGCACGGCCGTTGACGCGGCGATCGCGGTGCACGCGGCCCTTGGCCTGGTCGAGCCGGAAAGCTCCGGCATCGGCGGCGGCGGCTTCATGGTCTATTACGACCACGCCAGCGGCGACGTCACCGTATTTGACGGACGCGAGCGCGCGCCCGCCGCGGCCACGCCGGAATATTTCATGCAAGATGGCGAGGTGATGGACTTTTTCTCCTCCTGGCAGTCAGGCCGGTCGGTCGGCGTACCAGGCGCGGTTGCCCTCTACAAATCGGCTCATGACGCGGCTGGCAAGCTGGACTGGGAAGACCTCTTCCAACCTGCCATCACGCTCGCCGAAGACGGCTTCGTGGTGGAACGCAAGCTCGCCGCCACGCTGGCCAGCGATCGCCTTCAGCAATATGTCCGTCTGGATGACCTGCCGGACTCTGCGGCCTATTTCTATCCGGACGGCGCGCCGCTGGCGGAAGGCTCAATCAAGACCAACCCGGCCTATGCTGAAACGCTGAAGCGGATCGCGACAGAAGGCCCATCCGCCTTCTATTCCGGAGAGATCGCTGAATCGATCGCCTATGCCGTATCCCACGACCCGTCTCTGCCGGGCGCCATGACGGTGGAAGACCTCGCCAATTATGAAGTGGCGGTTCGTCCGGCCCTCTGCGGTGTGGAGCCTGATGGCTACAAGGTCTGTTCGGCCCCGCCGCCATCTTCCGGCGGCGTGACGCAGAACATGATCCTCGGCCTGTATGATCGCCTCAAGCCGACCAGCGAAGAAGAGGCAACTGAGGAAGGCTTCCTGAAAGCCTTCGTCGATGCCCAGCGCCTGTCCTATGCCGACCGCGACCATTATGTGGCTGACGCCGACTTCGTCCCGGTCCCGGCAGCAGAACTGATCGATCCGATCTATCTCGACGTGCGTGCGACCGAAGCCTTCGCGCCGGATGAGCATGCAACGCCGGGCGATCCGGGGATTGCACTCGGCCGCGGCCCGATGCGCCAGATGTGGGGCGAAGACCCGACCGAGCATCATCCGGGCACGACGCACTTCTCGATCATCGACCCCTATGGCAATGCCGTCTCGATGACGATGACCGTCGAAGCCGCGTTCGGGAACTCGGTCATGGTTCACGGCTTCATGCTGAACAACCAGCTGACCGACTTCTCGCGCGAACCGACAAAAGGCGGCAAGCCGGTGGCCAATGCCGTTGCCGGCAACAAGCGCCCCCGGTCGTCGATGTCCCCGACTGTGGTCTTTGATCCGGATGGCGACCTGTTCATGGTCACCGGATCGCCGGGCGGCAACTCCATCGTTGCCTATGTCGCCAAAACGCTGGTCGGTGTGCTCGAATGGGGCAAGTCGGCGCAGGAATCCATCGACCTGCCGAACATCATCGCCCGCGGCGATGTGGTCGGCGTGGAAGTCGACCGTGACGGCGGGCCGGAAGCAGCCGAAGCCCTGCGCGAGATGGGCTACAATGTCGAAGAGCGTCAGGGTGAGAACTCCGGCCTGCATGTCATCATCGTGCGCGAGGATGGCCTGGAAGGCGGAGCAGACCCGCGCCGTGACGGGGTTGCACTCGCCCTCGAATAG
- a CDS encoding autorepressor SdpR family transcription factor, with protein sequence MQNAVFKALSHPARRQILTLLRQGPRLAGDLAAEFDTSWPTMSRHLAVLKDAELVTAERQGNQILYRINTSVLEDAATALLGLIGRDDGDDPIKEAAE encoded by the coding sequence ATGCAAAACGCCGTCTTCAAGGCCCTGTCCCATCCTGCCCGCCGGCAGATCCTGACGCTCCTGCGCCAGGGCCCGCGGCTTGCCGGGGACCTCGCTGCCGAGTTCGACACGAGCTGGCCGACCATGAGCCGGCACCTCGCCGTGCTGAAGGACGCCGAGCTGGTTACGGCCGAACGGCAGGGCAACCAGATTCTCTACCGCATCAATACCAGCGTGCTGGAAGACGCCGCCACCGCCCTGCTCGGCCTGATCGGCCGGGATGACGGTGATGACCCCATCAAGGAGGCAGCCGAATGA